One Aquarana catesbeiana isolate 2022-GZ linkage group LG11, ASM4218655v1, whole genome shotgun sequence genomic window carries:
- the TM7SF2 gene encoding delta(14)-sterol reductase TM7SF2, producing the protein MADKIKTPRTKEMEFGGFLGSSALLFLLPGTVLYLLLTCNTGDASVLRLPGPLPSLESLWNPFALMVLLGWVALQALLYMLPMGKIAEGITLRDNTRLKYKINAFQAFLVTAIMAGVAVVLQFPLSYVYDHFLQFAVASALLSLALSIFLYMKSLTAPESALAPGGNSGNPVYDFFIGHELNPRIGSFDLKYFCELRPGLIGWCLINLCFLMKEIELRGSPSLSMILVCGFQALYVTDALWHEEAILTTMDIVHDGFGFMLAFGDLCWVPFTYSLQAYFLVSHPQEISTVVAVVIILIDALGYIIFRGSNSQKNAFRRNPSDPSVAGLETIPTATGKRLLVSGWWGLVRHPNYLGDLIMALAWSLPCGVSHILPYFYVIYFTGLLIHREARDEHQCLKKYGLAWQEYCRRVPYRIFPYIY; encoded by the exons ATGGCAGACAAGATTAAAACTCCAAGGACGAAAGAAATGGAATTTGGAGGATTTCTCG GTTCCTCAGCACTTCTTTTTCTGTTGCCTGGAACTGTGCTGTACCTTCTGTTGACGTGTAACACCGGTGATGCCAGCGTGTTGCGTTTGCCCGGGCCTCTGCCTTCCCTGGAATCATTATGGAATCCATTTGCTCTGATGGTTTTACTGGGCTGGGTGGCTCTACAAGCCCTACTGTACATGCTGCCTATGGGAAAG ATTGCTGAGGGAATTACTTTGAGGGACAACACACGCTTAAAATACAAAATTAATG CATTTCAGGCCTTCTTAGTGACCGCCATAATGGCAGGAGTAGCGGTGGTGCTCCAGTTTCCTCTCTCTTATGTGTATGATCACTTCCTTCAGTTTGCTGTGGCCTCAGCACTGTTGTCTCTGGCTCTAAGCATTTTCCTCTACATGAAATCATTGACCGCACCCGAATCTGCACTGGCACCAGGTGGAAACTCAG GTAATCCTGTATATGACTTTTTCATTGGACATGAGTTGAACCCTCGTATTGGCTCCTTTGATCTGAAGTATTTCTGTGAACTTCGTCCCGGACTCATTGGCTGG TGTTTGATCAACCTGTGCTTCCTGATGAAAGAGATTGAGCTCCGAGGCTCCCCTTCCCTTTCTATGATCTTGGTGTGTGGATTTCAAGCACTTTATGTAACGGATGCCCTTTGGCATGAG GAAGCGATCCTTACTACAATGGATATCGTGCATGATGGATTTGGTTTCATGTTGGCTTTTGGTGATTTGTGCTGGGTTCCATTTACCTATTCCCTGCAGGCGTATTTCCTTGTCAGTCACCCACAGGAGATAAGCACTGTAGTCGCAGTGGTTATAATCCTCATAGATG CTTTAGGATACATTATTTTCAGAGGCTCAAATTCACAGAAAAATGCTTTCCGAAGAAATCCTTCAGACCCAAGTGTAGCTG GGCTTGAAACCATCCCAACAGCGACTGGAAAACGGCTGCTGGTATCTGGTTGGTGGGGTCTTGTTCGCCATCCCAATTACTTAGGAGACTTAATTATGGCTCTAGCCTGGTCCTTGCCTTGTG GTGTCTCTCACATCCTACCGTACTTCTATGTAATTTACTTCACTGGCCTTTTGATTCACCGTGAAGCAAGGGATGAACACCAGTGCTTGAAGAAATATGGACTGGCCTGGCAGGAATATTGCAGAAGAGTCCCCTACAGGATATTTCCATATATTTATTAA